In Oreochromis aureus strain Israel breed Guangdong linkage group 9, ZZ_aureus, whole genome shotgun sequence, the genomic window TCAGCCGCTGAACTCTGCCAACACCATAGCAGGAATATTAGAACATCCACTTGTCAGGAGACCAGTCCAAGAACTCCCCCTCTCAGTAGAAAGCGGGGTTCGTGTGCTCGATGACGCAGCGCCGACAGTGGCGTCTGACGAACCGCAGAGCCTCCGGTGACACCTCGCAGTCCTGCACGTTGAGCAGCTGCAGCTCGCAGCAGTTGGCCGCCAGAGCTTTGAGTCCTCTGCCTGTTACACTTTCGCAGGCTCTGAGACTGACTCGCCTCAGGCCTTGGCAGTACATGGCTAGCTGCTCCAGCCCGCTGTCCGACACCAGCGGGCATTTACCGACATCCAGAGACTTGAGTCTGGGGCAGCTCCTGGCCAAGTGACTCAGGCCGTGATCCGTGAGCCCCTCGCAGCCCCTCGCATTCAAGTAGCGCAGTCTCGGGCAGTAGCGAGCCACATAGCGCATGCCTACATCTGTAATGCGGGTACAGTGGGCCACGCTCAAGTAGCGCAGGCAACCCTCTAGGCGGGCGACTTCCCGGAGGCCGAAATCCCCCACCAAGCGGCAGTCACTGAGGCTCAGCTCCCTTACTGAAGGGCAGTGGAGAGCCAAATGGCGCAAGGCTTCGTCTGTTAGTCTGGTGCATCGCCGCAAATACAGATGAGTCAGGCGAGGGCAGTGGGAGGCGATAGTTCGCAAGCCCTCGTCCTCGAGGGAAAAGCAATCGGTCATGTCCAGGTAGTGGATGGAGATCTGCTGGCCGTGCAAAGGAGACAGCTGGAGTGAGGCCTCTTGGGTTAGGCTGATACATGTCACCTTGGAGCAGCCTGGAGGGAAAGGAAGCAGAGGTGATTTTTTCCATTAAAGACAGTCTCACTGTTGAAGTTGAAAGAACAGGTGTTGATGCAGTACtcacatgtatgtatgtacatgGATTTTATGTTATAATGCAATTCAAGAGTAAGAAAAGAAGCATTGTCTCTCTATCTATgtaaaaatgactttaaaagtTCTTATCTCTTATGGTGGGACAGCAAGAAAGAGATTATAAGCCAATTAAATTCTCTTATCAGGCCTCGTATTACCATCCGCTGTACTTTCAAGGCTATTTTTGTACACAATCCAATCCCTCAAAAAAATGACTGCATTAGAAGCCTACAATGACAGAGGGAGGCAGTACAGTAGCCCAACACTCACTCTTAAAAGCTGATGTTAACTGAGTCGCCACTTGAGGGCGCCAGAGTAAAACCTGCTGTGTTAAATTACAGCCAATCAAGCAGAAGAATGAAAATGTGAGCggagacaaagaaaacacaagtgTGGTCAGTTTTTAGAGACCAAAAAAGCAAATCCAATCAAAGCCTGGTGTCTTTAACACTTTGAAAAGggcttattttttcttttactacaAAGAGCTTCCTTCCTGCTGCAGACCTCGCTCTGCCCCAGTCAATGTTATTTGTGTCACTTCCTTAATGAAAGCAGCAGACCGCTCCTCTTACCCATGTTGAGGTAAGCTCTGCTTTCAGCTAAAGAAAGCCTTTCTTCTCCCACATGGGGACTTAAGGTTGGCAGAGCTTCTCCTGCTCCTCTAATGATTCTACCAGCTTTACAAGAAATCACTGAAAAAGGACTGAAAGGAGAAGTTCTCTGAGGCAAatccacacatgtgcatgaTGTCAAGTAGTGGCCACTCCTTAAGACTTAGAGCTTGCCCAAAGATTCTAATTAAAGTCAGATGGGTTTATTTGCTTTTTACTCAATATGACTagtctgtttctttttaccTGAGAGGTTTAGGTGTTCCAGGTTGGGACAGCGGGATACCACTTCAAACACAGCCTCATTAGAGATGTTATAACAGCCGGCAACCTCCAGGCGGCGTAGCTCGGGGCAGCACTGGGCCACCACGTGCAGCCCCCGGTCAGTGAGCCTCTTGCAGCCATTGACAACCACCGTCTCCAGGGTCAGACAAATGTTCGGGGTGTCTTGGCACAGCCGGTGGGTGAGGACTCTGATGGCACGGTCGGCATGAAGCAGCTCTCCTGTTAGCTGGATAGTGCTCCACAGCCTGGGGTCCCAAGCCAGGTTGTACCAGCGGCGGCAAACGCGTGCGCAGCGGCACAGCTGGTTGGTCGAAAGATGGGAGAAGATCTGCAGGAGGGTGTGGTCAGGGAGGAGATCGATGGGGGCGTAGTGGTGGGTTTTCGACTGTCTGGAGCGAGTGTGAGTGCCGGGCTGAGGGTGGATCACAGCGACCGTCTCAGCGGGGGCAGAAGACGAGGACGAGGAGTTGGTCTCGTGGCCGTTGCTGGAGAGAGCGggtgaggagagggaggaggacttGGAAGGCAGAATCAGTCCCGGGCTCGGGGTGCTCAGTGTTCTTGTGCTGGAATCTAAacctgaataaaaacaataaaacaaaacaaaatgagacagaataattcttctgtttttttttttaagtttactttTAAATTAATCTTTTAACTGTTTAAGCTAATATTTGAGCTGTTAGGTGAACCAACCAAAAAGGGATTTCCCCTTTGCAATACCGCCTTACAATAAGGAACACAAATAATTGTATAGTTAATTGAAAGAGTCAACAACAAACTGGATTTAAGTTAATCAGTCTACTCCCTTTATAATCTCAATCCAGGACATTACAGTAGATAATTGTTCaagtaaagttaataaaaataatgaattacaCTTAGGAGACACAAATTGAAGGTACTGGTAAGTAATGTGTAACTACAAAGTAACTGCATAGTATCCTTCCCCACATAGGACAACACAAAAAGTGTAGCTAATgtcaaagaaaagagaagttactgTTTTGTGACGTTCAACTTTTGCAATTAATCAGGAATGACTCATGCAGAAAGTGGGGAGTCCTATTGATTTACAGATAATTATGAAATAATCGCAACCTAATGACTCACAATTTCTGGAAGTCATTATCTTCTAGACGGGTAAGGAATTATTGAGTTAGAACATTACTAATGAATGACTCATTAACtggttgttcctgctttgttggTGTGGCTGTTATGttctcaggaggtagagcgggTCATTTACCAATCAAGAGgtcagtggtttgatccctggctactccagtctgcatgtccaAGTATTTTTGGGCCAGATGCTGAACCCCGAGTGTTCGTGTGAATGTTAGAGAAGGCGCTTAGGTATcaaaaaagatgtaaaaaaaaatgtaaaaaagtaaataaatataaaatgcaaaataaaatttgacaaaagagaaaaaaaagcatgatttgtattcagtgttttcgggtttttctgtctgtgataatGACGTGTTTCCAACGATTTCCAGTCTTCTTATCTGAAATTTGTGGGAGACACCTGATATCTTCGGTGTTTTCTCATTTGTGTAACGCTTCATGATATTTTTCAGTAACACAGTAATGTAACATTGCAGTTACAATTATGTCGTTACTTGTGCTAAAACCCTtctgttatctttttttttttttgtgtgtgtgcacttgcGCTACAATTATCTGATTTAAGTGGGTGAGAGGAGGAAAATTGTAGAGTGATAAAGCGATACAGCTTCTGAGGCGTGGTGATATGGacattatttttatctttatttcacaaaaaagaCAAGCGTGCTTTTAAAGCCTTTTAAAGCAGCAAAAGCTTGATCTTCAGCAAGTAACCAAAGTACTGAAGCCTCCATTTTTACTAGTTCACTTTCCTTAAGCACCATGACTGAGGAGAGATAGTGGGGACTCTCTCTTGGCCGGTTTTTATCTTTGTCTTGTTGTTGGCTTTGTGGTCATATGTGAAAAGTAAGAGAACAATAATATGTGTGTCTTCATTAGGAAAAGGATTTGTATCAGTGTGTGGTTCAGCAGACTACAGGTTTATGGTGTTAACTGGTAAATATGTAAGGGTGCATTTGAAGTATCATTTTATGCACTAATGAGAAAGTAACAGTGTAACAAATAACTTTCTCTGGTGAGTAATTACGTGATGTACTGCATTACAATAACAAGTAATATGTACTTCACTTTTCTTGAGTAACGATCCCAACGCTGCCTCACAATCTCTTCTTGAGACTTAATAATTCTACTGTAACCAGATTATGATGTAGATTGATGTTTTAAGGTCTCCAAATCTACTAGTCCTGGTTTGAAGAGTGCATTCAAGATATATTTTTGCAAAACCCatgatgtcttgatgcatgctcaatcatccaggtaagtaaatcccaaaaggttgattctgttcatctggacgtagagttttcagtttttcccAGTGATATCTGGTACAAGCCAGacgtttcttcttttttttctaacacaTGGCCTTCTGTTTTGTTCCCCAAACTCTCTAACTTACAGCAATGACATCTTCATGCTTTTGCAGAGTCTCCCAAAGCCAAATAACACTTGATACAGTTCCAGTAGCACTAATGGCAGTCATTATACCTTCATATGTAAAGAAAAGGAATATCATTAGTATTGTATATGAAACCTGACCATCACCCTTGCTTGATTAGAGGGAAGTGATGTACTGCACATTACATTTGGTAGCTATTATCAGAATAAACAGAATAAgaataaacagataaaaagtTGGAAAAACTGGTCGAGAAACTTTGAGTCCACAGTTACAGTACTACACAAGCTTTTATCATCAGTGAAGAGGCGTTTCCATGGATCCCATTATCAGGTTTTGGGATGGTTTTGGAAAAAAGTGTGTCACATTTATCTGCCAGGCGTTTGGGCAGCACACACAGTTCCTCTTCATCAGATTAACTCTGCGGCTTCAAAGCAAGCAGATGAGGAGTTTGGTGCCTGGTCTGACAATATATGGTTAGCCCTGTGTAAACACTGAGGCCCTGACAGATGTGCGCTGATTGCTGCCGTGTCTGAAGATGCAGCTGTGAGAAGACGAGGCTGGATCCCATCACTCTAGCGTGAGACGACAGAATCCTTTGTCAGCCAGGGCGCTGAATCTGATTCCCGGGGTCGAACTGTCGCACTGGGACACTGAGTGCTCTCCTCTGATGCAGTCTGCATCTCTTCAGTCAACCCTCCAATCTATTCTTTACAATCTTGAGGATTTTAGGTGGATTGATAGTCATCACTAAAAACATTCCAAGAAGTTACTAGCATGATGTCACCCACAGCTGTCCAACCATTAGTACTAATCTGATTGACCTAAAAAGTAACAGTATATGGTGAAAAAAGCAAGCTAGAATGAATTGTGTCACAAAAATTGCTTCCCAATCATTTGTTTAAAAGACGATGTCTCAGTTTTGGACAAAGGTTGTTACTGTAACAAGACGAGCAAAAACTTTACTGGCAACTTTTTGTCTTGCCTTTTAACTGCAGAAATCCACTTATAGCTTCCTGGGCTGTTCAAATGTTCCTGCCTTCATCCATGCTTTTTCCTGTTTAGGGTAGAGTAAGCAAAAGCTACTGAGTAGTCAAACATAAGCCAGTTGTTTACGATTTGTTCAGGTGTCAAGCCAGCTCTGATTTATGCTTCCATCAACATTAGAGCTTTTTGGGAGACTCTTTGATGAGCTTACCTCATGAAAATGAAGCGCTTTGGTCTAAAGAGTCTAAAGGAGGGTAAAATATTGAATGTAGGCTTTTTTCGATGTAGAAATTTCCCAGCAGTGGGATAAAGAGAGTATATCTTATCTTGCTAATATCCCATTTTTATTCCAacgaaatgtttttttaaacattttttcagAAGTTCAGACATTTTACCTGAAGTTTATCTGCTTTGATGCAGCTGATTAATGGTTTGTACTGTTTCTAGGCTATAAACATCCAAACTTGCGAACCTCCTGAATGCCCAAAAATTTGTAATTAATGACAGAGCAGAGGACGCAAGTGCACAGAATTCGGCACTATTTCTTCTGTAAGCAAATTCCAGCTGTCTcaacattcatccatccatccatcctgatCCTATCTCAGCTCTTAGTGGGTGAGAGGTTACACCCTGAAGAGGTTGCCAGTATTTAGACAACACCGTGGAGCTAATTTCCTAAGACATGTGGTGACTGGTTGTCTTACAAAAGCTCCATTTGATGTTAATCAAATCGTTGAATTAATTCTCTTTACAAACATTGGGCCCAATAAGAAGAGCACCAATGTCCCCTTTTCCTCTTCAAGAACTTTTCTAGGAGCCCTTTTGTAGGAGCTCATGAATTAGCAGTGTGTGGTTATAGACTCATAGCTTCTAACCCCCAAACATTCATTAACTATTTTCTAAAGGGTTCGTCTACTACTGAGGTGGAGTCTCATATTTCAAAATTTGAAACTACTGGTCCAAGACAAACTCTGAGTAACTGAGTTTATTTAAGAAAGCCCAGTATGTCTGTAAGATCAATATCAGGACCTAATTTATTAGTAATTCACATTATGGAGATTACTGAGCAGAATTATCAAAAGGTCAAAATAATACCAACAGTCATACAACACCCAATACGTCACAGACAGGCTCACAGCTATCTGCAGGATCTGGGACAATATTTTGGTCAAAAATAAACTTGCAAAGTGGTGAGGTGGTGGCTTGTAGGATTGTTGTACTTCAACAGACTATTGACAAATAGGTGATTTCCATGTTAACACTGTCTGCAATCCACAATCTATATTTACACTCCCAGTCATGTGAACTGAACTATGTTGGTTAAAATGAATGGGTAAGTCAATCATCTGCTTCTGCACTGTGTGTCAGCATGTGCAGTACATGACAAATAGACAGCATCCTGTCTGCCATGTGGATTTGTGCGCTGGGACAGGCAGCTGGGCAGTGACACCGTCCTTACAGTCGTATTTCAGATGTGTATACCAGAGCTTCTGCTCAGTCTGCTTCCCATCTCACTTCTGATGACATCCACAGATTCATCCTCTGGGGAACATGTCCCCGAATTCTGCTTTTTAAACTGCCTCTTGTGTGCTTTAAAATTCTCATTCAAATCCTGGCCAAATGAAGGGAATGCATCAAAACTTTTCGCATGTtgggttttggggtttttttgtttttaattcttgTGGGATAGAGTCGACCTCATTTTGGTTATAATGCATCACATTCTTGTGGGTGGTCCATCTATGATTAAAATATGCAGGACTATTCTCTTGAGGACTTGTACCTTTTCTCGGCCAATAGAGTTCTAGAATAACAATTCATTTTTGAGCTTAATGCAAAGGATTTAATGGTCTGACGTCGTTACAAACACTTCATCTATTTTGAATTTCACACAGCTGTCCAAATATGTCTCAAGAATAGTAGTGCTGTACAACATTCCCACAATAAATACCTAGTGactgttatttttttgcataatttggCTGCAACCACACACCATGCAGCACAAAACTCTATAGATGTGAAAATATGTTTAACTATCTTCAAAAATAGTGAAGTTTCACTTAATAATGGGAATGGAAAATATCCTGATACTGCAGTAAATCTTgagatatgaaaaaaatatgtatatgtgcAAGTCTTGCGATGCCAACATCACAGCATCCAGGAGAAAATCAGATTTTCCATGAAGCTGTGTGCAGGCATTACATAGACACATTTTGTGAGTCATTAGTTTTGATGGATGAATGAGGCGCTGCTTTATTGTCCAAATCCTAGCTAATGCGATGGATTCAGCATGCAACTCATCTGCCACTGGCTAAGGAGCAACTTCCAAATTGCATAATTACATGTGTCACTGATCAGAAGAGCACTCCAAGTCCAGGCTACACCCAACCCCTTTAATCTGAGACACAGTTTCAAACAGCTGGTGGGAAAAGTTAAGTGAAGTCAGCTTCGCAGTTGCTTAACTGTGCATGATTCTGGATAGCTAGCATCTGGATTACTTTAAGGAAATCCAGGTGTTACAGTTGTCTATGTTTTTCAGCTGAGTGAGGATCTTGTTTATCCGGGTATCACTGAAGACTTGAATGATCTCATTTCTGatattttccttcattttcttcTAAACATTTTTCACATGCATCTGGTATTTGAATTACAAAGTATCACAAGATCCCTTTGTAGTTTTTGTCTTCTGCGTGATTCATGCAGTTCATGCAATGCATTTGCAACACGTATTCTCCATACTTTCAAATGTTAGGGGTTTTCGaatacaaacacaaataaaagaaacaacatgaaagcacttGAATGGTCAGTCAAGCACATAGTTTGAAAGCCCACCAGGCGGAACTTGCTATACAAAAACTTGTGGAATGAAAACATTGAAAGTCAGAGCCCGATGGGGTCGATATATTAACTGTTTGCTGATATATCGAGATCAATTTAAAAATGGCAGATAaatgaaaacttaaaaagaaatgaaagtaatgaaaaaagaaaactttacaagtaaaaaaaagacaccCTTCAACCATGAGTGTTGATATTGCATAGTCTGTCCACCAGAGGACACTCTGCCACTTtcctatccggtctttaagtgatgacgtatcaaccctgcttctgggtccaaactactctaaggttattgtatttttaacatgtttaatgttttgtatcttgttctgtttaatctgaacaagcccctaaaagcagtcagtgatcactgtcggcctctctcggtttttattaccactgttcattttaaagctcagttcttaaaaccttacgatgtaactacagccaacgcagcagtatattaatgactaacctcgtattgtggatggattatctcagttgttctcctgactgaagtttggtccatttacagcatcctgtcATGCGACTggatttgtccctaaccatcggaaACACCCTCGCGTTAACTTTTACCGAATGGCTTCAGCTTTactgtgctaatgtgtttataatgtgctaaccatagctgtgtagctagccaccacgtagcacaccattatataccagctagcccaatttcagtaaccctacaaatgtcactgctgtttagttttctgtcttcatttatgtcgaaagtgatagcagagctgtatgttttaatttttttcagaaatccctcagtcagaacatggtatattatatttaggtggaaactagcgagctaacttctaactctgttaaatttcaaaaattctgttttcatggatgcctggatgttaaacttaattgttacacctggtagagcagccacactgatcattttattaaagatg contains:
- the LOC116310353 gene encoding F-box/LRR-repeat protein 7, yielding MGANNGKQYGSEGKGSSSISSDISSSTDHTPTKAPKNVATTEGLDSSTRTLSTPSPGLILPSKSSSLSSPALSSNGHETNSSSSSSAPAETVAVIHPQPGTHTRSRQSKTHHYAPIDLLPDHTLLQIFSHLSTNQLCRCARVCRRWYNLAWDPRLWSTIQLTGELLHADRAIRVLTHRLCQDTPNICLTLETVVVNGCKRLTDRGLHVVAQCCPELRRLEVAGCYNISNEAVFEVVSRCPNLEHLNLSGCSKVTCISLTQEASLQLSPLHGQQISIHYLDMTDCFSLEDEGLRTIASHCPRLTHLYLRRCTRLTDEALRHLALHCPSVRELSLSDCRLVGDFGLREVARLEGCLRYLSVAHCTRITDVGMRYVARYCPRLRYLNARGCEGLTDHGLSHLARSCPRLKSLDVGKCPLVSDSGLEQLAMYCQGLRRVSLRACESVTGRGLKALAANCCELQLLNVQDCEVSPEALRFVRRHCRRCVIEHTNPAFY